A genomic stretch from Bacteroidota bacterium includes:
- a CDS encoding SAM-dependent methyltransferase translates to MRREYGDFQTPHNLSKTVCDSLLSSGISPEVLIEPTFGKGSFILSALKTFPTLRQVYGLEIYEPYCWYTKFSILELFIDNPNFNHPSIYLYHEDVFKSDFRKLVETNNKWESLPDTCPTACRRRWQAGIPLGQEILVLGNPPWVTNSELSTLNSTNIPTKGNFKSHNGLDAITGKGNFDIGEYIILMMLNAFSDRSGCLAMLAKNSVIKNVLQDLPNTTYPISNIVALKFDAKLHFNASVDASLFRCNFGSRKAGQDRLTCKVASLVSPQSVESEFGWVGNKFVSNIAAYQETQSYDGSSPFVWRQGVKHDCSKILELDLVEGKYRNGFNDFVDIEDDLVFPLVKSSDVQNSPLSIPRKFVIITQKKVGDDTTYIAERFPRLNRYLSTNLKFLSERKSSIYSGKSEYAIFGIGEYSFKPYKVAISGLYKKPDFSLVQPYTGKPTMLDDTCYFLGFDDQTQAAFGLIILNSEPVQKLLRSLTFLEAKRPYTKDILMRIDILKVAEHLGFDSVRRGKLGDKLPESILQLLTREKWVEFLASCESVSQSKPQYSLFG, encoded by the coding sequence ATTTCCAAACGCCACATAATCTAAGCAAGACTGTCTGTGATTCCCTCCTTTCATCTGGAATATCACCAGAGGTTCTCATTGAACCAACTTTCGGCAAAGGCTCATTTATTCTCTCGGCACTAAAAACATTTCCTACCCTTCGTCAAGTTTATGGATTAGAAATCTATGAACCGTATTGCTGGTATACGAAATTTTCAATTCTTGAACTCTTTATCGACAATCCAAATTTCAACCACCCATCAATTTATCTTTACCATGAAGACGTTTTCAAATCCGACTTCCGTAAACTTGTTGAAACCAACAACAAGTGGGAATCCCTGCCCGACACCTGCCCCACAGCTTGCAGGCGGAGATGGCAGGCGGGCATCCCTTTGGGACAAGAGATACTTGTTTTAGGTAACCCACCTTGGGTAACAAACTCTGAGTTAAGTACACTTAATTCCACTAATATTCCGACCAAGGGCAATTTCAAGTCACATAACGGATTAGACGCAATTACTGGAAAGGGTAACTTCGACATCGGTGAGTATATTATATTGATGATGCTTAATGCTTTTTCAGATCGAAGCGGTTGTCTAGCAATGCTGGCAAAGAATTCCGTCATCAAGAATGTTCTTCAGGATCTGCCTAACACTACTTACCCAATATCCAATATTGTTGCATTGAAGTTTGATGCAAAGCTACACTTCAATGCATCCGTTGATGCATCCCTCTTTCGATGCAACTTTGGATCCCGCAAAGCGGGACAAGACCGGTTAACGTGCAAAGTAGCATCGCTCGTTTCACCACAGTCTGTTGAAAGCGAATTTGGGTGGGTAGGAAACAAGTTTGTCTCTAACATCGCTGCATATCAAGAGACTCAATCTTATGATGGATCCAGCCCGTTTGTCTGGCGACAGGGCGTCAAACACGATTGTTCCAAAATATTAGAGTTAGACTTGGTCGAAGGTAAGTATAGGAATGGTTTCAATGACTTTGTTGACATTGAAGATGACCTTGTATTTCCTTTAGTCAAGAGTTCAGACGTTCAGAATTCACCATTATCAATACCTCGCAAGTTTGTCATTATAACTCAGAAGAAGGTTGGTGATGACACGACATATATTGCCGAGAGGTTTCCACGCCTGAATCGGTACCTCTCTACCAATCTTAAATTCCTTTCAGAACGGAAGTCAAGCATCTATAGTGGAAAATCCGAGTATGCCATCTTCGGCATTGGAGAGTATTCGTTTAAGCCTTACAAGGTTGCAATTTCAGGTTTGTACAAGAAACCTGACTTCTCACTCGTACAGCCATACACTGGCAAGCCAACGATGTTAGATGATACGTGCTACTTTCTCGGCTTTGACGATCAAACACAAGCTGCATTTGGTTTGATTATTTTAAACAGCGAACCTGTTCAAAAGCTGCTTCGCTCTTTGACGTTCTTAGAGGCTAAACGACCTTATACCAAGGATATTCTGATGCGCATCGACATTCTCAAGGTCGCCGAACACCTTGGTTTTGACTCCGTAAGACGTGGCAAACTCGGGGATAAATTACCAGAAAGTATTTTGCAGTTACTAACTCGGGAAAAGTGGGTTGAGTTCTTGGCAAGTTGCGAGAGTGTCTCTCAATCCAAACCTCAGTATTCTCTCTTCGGGTAA